A window of the Lactuca sativa cultivar Salinas chromosome 5, Lsat_Salinas_v11, whole genome shotgun sequence genome harbors these coding sequences:
- the LOC128126040 gene encoding UDP-glycosyltransferase 88B1-like yields MANTFVGFEERAVDALREGKCIPNGPTPPIYFIGPLIVGGNHVDPSENECLKWLNSQPSKSVVFLCSGSQGVLKKEQLKEIAIGLEKSEQRFLWVVRDPPPDDKKTDSNSGGGKEVGLDAILPDGFKGRIGDKGMVVKNLAPQSAILSHESVGGFVSHCGWNSVLEAVVAGVPLVAWPLYAEQKMNRVYLVERIDTRETEILIQV; encoded by the coding sequence ATGGCAAACACCTTTGTGGGGTTTGAAGAAAGGGCTGTTGACGCGCTCCGGGAAGGTAAATGCATCCCCAACGGTCCAACTCCGCCTATTTATTTCATCGGACCTTTGATCGTCGGTGGCAATCATGTGGATCCTAGCGAAAACGAGTGCTTAAAATGGTTGAATTCACAACCGAGTAAAAGTGTAGTGTTTTTATGCTCTGGGAGTCAGGGTGTGTTGAAGAAGGAGCAGTTGAAGGAAATAGCTATTGGTTTAGAGAAAAGTGAGCAAAGATTCTTGTGGGTGGTTCGAGATCCGCCACCAGATGACAAAAAAACCGACTCGAATTCCGGTGGTGGTAAAGAAGTCGGTCTGGATGCGATTCTTCCTGACGGGTTTAAGGGCAGGATTGGGGATAAGGGGATGGTGGTGAAGAATTTGGCACCACAGTCGGCGATACTTAGTCATGAGTCGGTGGGTGGATTTGTCAGTCATTGTGGGTGGAACTCGGTGCTTGAAGCGGTGGTAGCTGGGGTGCCACTGGTGGCATGGCCATTGTATGCGGAACAGAAGATGAATCGAGTGTATTTGGTTGAGAGAATAGACACAAGAGAGACAGAGATATTGATTCAGGTATGA